One Clostridiaceae bacterium DNA segment encodes these proteins:
- a CDS encoding pyrimidine-nucleoside phosphorylase, giving the protein MRMYDIIIKKRNGGSLTEEEIRFFVDGYTNGRIPDYQISALLMAIFFRGMNSQETSLLTKSMAESGSMVDLSSIPGIKVDKHSTGGVGDKTTMVVCPIVASCGVPVAKMSGHGLGHTGGTLDKLESIPNFTTSIPIEQFIKIVKEIGLSVIGQTTNLAPADKKLYALRDVTGTVDNISLIAASIMSKKIAAGADAILLDVKTGSGAFMKTIEDSIKLAQEMVSIGEHVGRKTVALITNMDRPLGNAIGNSLEVIEAVETLKGKGPGDFEEVCLNLSANMLYLAQKSSLEDCMQLARDALRQGRALAKFREMVIYQKGDVSVIDNTSLFPKAPIEHQIKAEKDGWIATMDTERWGLASVVLGAGRERKDDEIDHSAGIIINAKLGDNVRKGQTIATLYTSREHTVKIAEDILKGSFSISPVPVQIAPLIHARVTIDGIERY; this is encoded by the coding sequence ATGAGGATGTATGATATCATTATCAAAAAAAGAAACGGTGGAAGCCTGACAGAGGAAGAAATCCGTTTCTTTGTTGATGGATATACCAATGGTAGAATACCAGATTATCAGATATCTGCCTTATTGATGGCAATATTTTTTAGAGGTATGAACAGCCAGGAAACTTCCCTGTTAACCAAATCTATGGCAGAGTCAGGCAGTATGGTGGATTTATCCTCCATTCCCGGCATAAAGGTTGATAAACACAGTACGGGAGGAGTAGGAGATAAAACAACCATGGTAGTTTGCCCTATTGTTGCTTCCTGCGGAGTTCCGGTAGCAAAAATGTCCGGACACGGTTTAGGACATACGGGGGGTACTTTGGACAAACTTGAATCAATTCCAAACTTTACAACATCAATCCCTATTGAGCAGTTTATAAAAATTGTTAAAGAAATAGGATTGAGCGTTATAGGCCAAACAACTAATCTTGCACCTGCAGATAAAAAGTTATATGCGCTAAGGGATGTAACCGGAACTGTAGACAATATTTCTCTAATTGCAGCAAGTATTATGAGTAAGAAGATTGCTGCCGGTGCGGATGCTATTTTACTGGATGTTAAAACAGGCAGCGGAGCCTTTATGAAAACAATTGAAGATTCCATAAAACTTGCGCAGGAAATGGTATCAATAGGTGAACATGTGGGCAGAAAAACTGTGGCTTTAATCACCAACATGGATAGACCCCTTGGAAATGCAATAGGCAACTCCCTGGAAGTAATTGAAGCCGTAGAAACTTTAAAAGGTAAAGGACCTGGTGATTTTGAAGAGGTATGTCTTAACCTGTCTGCCAACATGCTATATCTAGCGCAAAAAAGCAGTCTGGAAGATTGCATGCAGTTAGCCAGAGATGCTCTGAGGCAAGGGAGGGCGCTGGCTAAGTTCAGAGAAATGGTTATTTATCAGAAAGGTGATGTATCTGTTATAGATAATACCTCTCTTTTCCCAAAAGCTCCTATAGAACACCAGATTAAAGCGGAAAAGGATGGATGGATTGCCACAATGGATACCGAGCGGTGGGGCTTGGCTTCTGTTGTACTTGGAGCAGGCAGGGAAAGAAAAGATGATGAAATTGACCATAGCGCAGGAATTATTATAAATGCCAAATTAGGGGATAATGTTAGAAAAGGGCAGACTATTGCCACTTTATATACTTCAAGGGAACATACTGTTAAGATTGCGGAGGATATATTAAAAGGGTCATTTTCTATTAGCCCGGTACCTGTACAAATTGCTCCGCTAATACATGCAAGGGTTACTATAGATGGAATAGAAAGATACTAA
- a CDS encoding phosphopentomutase encodes MGELPDASEYGDEGSNTLRTLWRSGQLNVPNLTQMGLFNIEGNEYAEGVEKPTGSFARLAEISKGKDTTTGHWEIAGLISERPFPTYPDGFPKEIIDAFEKATGKKVLCNKPYSGTEVIDDYGEEHLRTGALIVYTSADSVFQVAANEEVVPVEELYRYCRIARDLLKGEHAVARVIARPFIGSKKGGFIRTPNRHDFSLEPQGETILDILTEEGINTVGVGKIYDIFAGRGVQKSIKMSDNVDGMNKTIKLVQEREQGFIFVNLVDFDMKYGHRNNIAGYTEALNTFDMQLKDLLESMQSEDILIITADHGCDPGTPSTDHSREYVPMLIYGESIKRGVDLGTRPTFSDIAATVAEIFKVKPPASGESFYSLVKI; translated from the coding sequence ATGGGAGAACTTCCGGATGCCTCTGAATATGGGGATGAGGGAAGTAATACACTAAGAACTTTATGGAGAAGCGGACAGTTGAATGTACCTAACCTTACCCAGATGGGCTTATTCAACATTGAAGGAAATGAATATGCAGAAGGTGTTGAGAAGCCAACTGGTTCATTTGCCCGGCTTGCAGAAATATCAAAAGGCAAGGATACAACAACCGGCCATTGGGAGATTGCAGGACTGATATCTGAGAGGCCTTTTCCTACATATCCAGATGGTTTTCCTAAAGAAATAATAGATGCTTTTGAAAAGGCTACAGGTAAAAAAGTACTGTGCAATAAACCTTATTCCGGAACAGAGGTAATAGATGATTATGGAGAAGAACATTTAAGAACCGGAGCACTTATAGTATACACTTCTGCAGACAGTGTATTTCAGGTTGCCGCGAATGAAGAAGTGGTACCTGTGGAAGAGTTGTACAGATACTGCAGGATTGCAAGAGATTTACTCAAGGGTGAACATGCCGTAGCCCGTGTTATTGCAAGACCTTTTATAGGAAGCAAAAAAGGCGGGTTTATCCGTACACCCAACAGACATGATTTTTCTCTTGAGCCCCAGGGTGAAACTATATTGGATATTCTTACAGAAGAAGGTATTAATACTGTAGGGGTAGGGAAAATATATGATATTTTCGCAGGCAGAGGAGTACAAAAAAGTATTAAAATGTCGGACAATGTTGATGGCATGAACAAAACAATTAAATTAGTTCAAGAGAGAGAACAAGGATTTATTTTTGTAAATCTTGTGGATTTTGATATGAAATATGGTCACAGAAATAATATTGCCGGATACACTGAAGCTCTTAACACTTTTGACATGCAGTTAAAGGATCTTCTTGAATCAATGCAAAGCGAGGATATCCTGATTATCACGGCTGATCATGGCTGTGATCCGGGCACTCCCAGCACTGATCATTCAAGGGAATATGTTCCCATGCTCATATACGGGGAGAGTATAAAACGGGGTGTTGACCTTGGAACAAGGCCAACTTTCAGCGATATTG